DNA from Gracilinanus agilis isolate LMUSP501 chromosome 3, AgileGrace, whole genome shotgun sequence:
ctaacaattttcaaattaaatttaaaagattctcATATTCTTGTGAAAAAATAGCTGGAATAGTGTTTTTAGGTCTCTGGCACTCAGTTATTCAacaatgataagcaaaatgatttaaTCTGATTATCTGCTGTTCTTAACATACACTCATTTAATTAggtctttgcctctttttccccCCAACAAGATGTAATCTAATAAGGATAGTCAAGTTATAAACATGGGCTAAACAACAAAGATATCAGTCAATCAATTGCATTGTCTATAGGAGAGTAATGGAGAACAATAGCACACAGGAGTGCTCTGGGGGCATTCAACCACCCTCCctacctccccacctccccacccccacctctacagttcattactagaaagggaggggggactcaggtggagctgttcccctcccctctctaccatgcctgaagacattcctcacttcaccagcCCCTCCACCctgaagcccaatgggagcacttcctccctcccctgtgtggggtaaggtggggagTAGCATGGCATGAAGTCTTCTGGGGCAGCATtcctatctctaaaaggttcaccatcactgctatagaataATGGATGCCTGGCTTTGTTAAAGTTCATGTGACTAAACCTGAGCCATCATGCTGCTAAGGGGAAAAAACTAATACAATCTTGGCTTTCATTTACAGAAAAGCAATTTTCCAATTCAGGGAGATCACACTTCCACTGTACTCAGTGCTGGGCCATATTTGGGTAGTGAGTTCAAGTTGGAGCAtcacagtttattattattattattttaattttaattaaaaaaaacctaccttctgtcacagtatcagttctaagacataagaggGGCAAGGGTTAGgtctttgctttttaaatgttttttacattactactactactacacacAAAATTCAGATGTTTGTCTTAATGGTGTGCACTGGAATGGAGTTTCATTcattaattatattcatttctttcttgattaatgttctatttttcttatctcttgCATTTCTTGGATATTTATTCCCCCACCATCAATGtttctccaaaataaaatatgttcaaTTAAATTTTCCTAGATcccttaaaaaataagattatcagggtaactaggtgactcagtgtatagagagccaaacctgaagataaggtcctggattcaaatgtgacctcaagatacttcctagctgtgtgaccctggacaagtcacttaattgtcacctaattgcctagcccttatcactcttatgccttggaaccaatatttagtattgattctaagacagaaggtaagggttaaaaaaaaaaagattacttccATTTTGTGCCTGTAACTTTCCCTTTTttcactgttttaaaaaatggcaaattaGCAATAGTTTGCAATATACTTTAAATTTCTCTGCCAAATTTCctgtcttttcctctttattctcaACCTTACCTGGGGCAAATCCATTTGTTTCATAGTGAGTCCTTAGATAGCTGTCCTGAATAAATTCCCTTAAACTACTGATGAAATTATGAATTCTCCTTAtacaaatgcatttattattGAGTCTGTTTAACATAAATTTCCCCACTAGATATACCTGTCTTAATTCAATATTGCTATAAATGGGAAGaaatttctgaatatttttgaTACTAAGCAACCACTAGGGGTAGGAAGGCCAATGGAAGGTCACCTCTCTGCATTGCCCATCTCCCACTTCAATCTCACTATGTACCAATCCTGCAAGTCTCTGGATTTGGGTGTCTTTGTGTCTGTTTGTACATAAATAACAAGGAAGTGATATCAACAACTTCAAATCCCCTAAGCTAACCAAATCTTGAACATGATctcaataccttttaaggaaaactaTACTAGTTTGTATGAGAGCAGGAAATAGGATGCTATTCCTACCTTAGAGGTGGTGGAGGTATCATGAGGAAGCAATTAGAAATACAAAACTAAACCTTTGCTTGAGGTAAGTCATCAAGGTAATGGAACATGAATGAGTGACATCTGCAAGGAAGAGTatatagagaagggaagggaaccaAGGGAAATGTTGGAGGATACTAACATTTTGAGGAgcacagagagaaggaagagtcacAAAGCAGTGGGGGAAGCAATCAGTAAGGTTGGAAAACACCAGAAGTCTGGTCATATTCTGAATAGAGAGGGGCGGTGAAAAGTATCAGATGCTAGAGGTCAATTGAGGATGTGAACTGCCAAAAGGCCAATCACTGGTGACTTGAGAAAATTCTTACAATTCATAGCTCccttttctcaactcttctcctGTGTTAGAGGCATACCTCTGATACAAGCACTCAACTCAGTTTTGAAGTAGGGATAAGATGAGGCACTCAAACTCAAGTTTGCTTTGCCCTAATATAGATAGCAAGGATACACTAGCTCTTAGCTTCTGGACAGCCTTCATCTGTATATAAAAATGCACCTGATGAGCTGGACATGAAGGTATGACAACTTTCATGGTCTTAGGCACCTGGCAAATCTAGACTCAATATTGCTAGGACTTTTTATGCCTTTATTCCAGGAAGCTATGTCAAGGAAATGGATCAGTTGGGTCTCCTGGggagctttattttcttttaggtaAGTCTTCCCAGTGTTGCCAGGATGAAAGAAGCAGTTATTATATTAGAGGAAAAAACCCTGGTCTTATCACATAGACCAATCAAGTCCCAGTGGCAgctttgtcatattttttttttaaaaggctttccAAGTTTGTTGGTGGGATGAAAGGCTTCAGGGAAATGCTATTCCTATGTCACACCATCCTCTTTATTCCTGTCTCAAGTGACAAGTCTTTTTTCTTGCCAATAGCCCTCAACACATATCCATGATTACTACTCACAcctgtttttccaaataaattgccttctattattgctattgttctACATCTCTCCTCTGTTAATAAACTTGAAAAAGCTATCTAAACTCTatgcctctatttcctttctcttccaaaccccctgcaatctggcttccaacctaattattcaactgaaattgccCTCTGCAaacttatctatgatctcttaatTGATCTCTCTGTAATCTTTAATATCTTTTAACCTGAAAATTCCTTTATAGGTTTTCCTTGACAGGGCTCTGTCCTGCTATGTCTAATTGCTCCTTCTTTCTGGATCTACATACAGGTCACACCTACTGactctttcctcccccaaaaCTAAGTCCTGggacctcttctcttttctctcactaAAAGACCTCATCAGTTCCCATTAGTTCGTTTAGCAACAGTATGCATATAATCCCCAGATCTTTAAGTCCAGGCCTGGTTTCTCCCAAGATCCAGTCTCCTATTAACTGCCCCCTTGAACATCTTAAAACTGGATAGACAGCTCAAACTCCACAGGTCCAAAACATAACTTCAGTGTTGTTTCTGAACCTTACCCCTTTCATATTTACTAGTATCAGGGAACCACAATCTTTTTCTCACCCAACCACCCATGCCCAATCTTTGGGATTTCTTGGATTTCTCCATCATACCTCAGGAAGCTTATTCTTGGGACAATTGCCACAGTCCTATAAGGTCTCATTAAGTTTGCTACTCTGCATCACCAATActcaatgtctatttttttaaaccatacatcctatcttagaatcaatattgtgtattgggaGTGGTAGGAGCTAGAGcaagccaatgggggttaagcgacttgtccagagtcatacagctagtaagtgtctgaagacgGACTTAAACCCAGGACATCCCCCTActttgggcctggctttcaattcactgagctacacAACTGCTCCTTTTACTTTTGATTGCCTTTCTTTAGAACCCTTGGTAGGATATTAATCCAGGTCATACGCGCCAACGATGCATGTCCTCTAGAATTCCATCTGGAggcttttttctctcatttggtGGCCTTGTCAGTGCTCTTGGAcccaattattatctctatgctcCTGCCACTCCCCCAACTAATCCAGCCCAGTCTCCCTCCACTGACCAGCCTTTGGACAAGATACTGAATATCTCAGACATCTCCAAATTCCACGTGTTCTTGCCTTTCTTTCCAAAATATGccatcccctctccccccaactcTGGCTCTCATCACTGCAAGATACCTCCCCCGCACCATATCGCAGTTACCCATTTCCCCGCATCTGATGTCGGGCCCCGAGGCTCCTGACTTTGAGGACACCTCACACCCACCCCCTCCCTCCCGGGCACCAGCATCCCCAGCCTCTTCCCACCTCAAGGGCCCGGGGGTCCCTCCAAGCTCggccctctccctctctccgtcCCTCCCCTGCCCACTTCTGAGCCGCCCCCTCACCCCGCCCCGAGCAAACACGAGACGGAGACACGGAAAGGCTGGAACTTCAGAACGTTTAATCGTTTCTCTCCCGGGAGATCAAGGCGCCGGCGCCGGCAGCGGCAAGGCAGCGGCAGCAACAGCAACTCAGAACTGGATCACTTGTCCCTTccgcttcttgtctcctcccagCTCGAAGTGCTTGCAGCGCTTGATGGCCAGCATTCTCTTGGACCTGCAGTTGGGCTCCACGCACTCGAGTCTCAGCACGATCTTCTTGGTGGTCTTGGCCTTCTTACGGAAGATGGGCTTGGTCTGGCCGCCGTAGCCGCTCTGCTTGCGGTCGTAGCGCCGCTTGCCCTGCGCATACAGAGAGTCCTTGCCCTTCTTGTACTGCGTCACCTTATGCGGTTGATGCTTCCCgcacttcttgcagaaggtgcgCCGGGTCTTGGGCACGTTCACCATGATGGCGGCGGCGGCTTCGGCTGCTGCTGAGGCGACACCGGGCGCGGGTGGGGGGCTCCCCGACTCTGCTTCACGTGGGGCCGGGCTTCTCTTGGGCTTTTCGGCGCCGCGAAGGACACGGGAGGAGACGAACAGAGTTCTGAGAGGAAAAAGCTGCCGGAGCCGGGAGCAAAGCGACCGGACGCACGAGACTCCCAGGGAGAAAGGGCTGAAAGCACGGGGACGCCGTTCTATTGGCCCGCTCGGAGCGGAAGTGGGAGTGGAAGATACCCAGGAGGCCAAGCGAGCCGGGTTGTCCAGAAGATCTGGTAATTCCTGACGAAAGTGCCGAAGTGCTCGGAAGGTGCTGCTCTTGGGCGGGCCTTTCTTGGCGCGAATGTGCTGTTGGGGTGTTGACGGGTGATTTACTGCCGGCTTGCGGAGCTACGGCTACCTACGAGGGGTGGCTAGTGTCGATTTACGACAGTGTTGCTGTCTGGTCCTTTGTCGCCAAGGTGATGATCATTTTAAAAagtctcctgccttggagccaatacacagtattgactccaagacggaaggtaagggttaaaaaaaaaaaaaagtctggttGTAAACACTAACTCGTGATTAGGGTTTTAAAACGGGAGCTCATTTGGAGTGAATGAGTTCCATCCCACGTCGGGGAAGCTTGTGGCCAGGCCTGTTGGGAGGGGCGCAGACACCACTGCCCGCGGGGACCGGAAGTGGAGGAACTTCTTCGCTCGGCgcctctactttaaaaaaaaaaaatgtcggcaagcaattattaaattcctactgtgtgccaggcactgtgctaattaaataaatagtttgcaggcatttttaaaagttaaactgGCTTTTCTACAATCCCTTCAGCATGTTGACCCAATTTTATAAAAACTTGAAAAATTAGATTCTTAATACCCACGAAGTCCAGGAAAACAATTCCCAACCAGGCCATGTTTGTCTCTTTCTGCATCTTAATTTTGTCCCTTCTGTGTGACATGTTTCCTCTTTGTTCCTAGTGACTTGTATTCTCTCCATCCTTGGACAGAATTCTCAAGCTTTTCAAAGCAGTTTTTCAATATAATGTTATGAAAATTGACCCATTTCaccctgtatcagttcataagAGTCTCTCTCACACTTCCCTATGAGaattttcatttcatcatttcttaggcaCAGTACTATTTATTCATATACCAATGGTATCTAATCATTCCCCAAAGGGAGGACACTGAAGAGGGGTTCCTCAGAAAATGAGTCCAggcacccagaagttcaaattagtggaattaatatttattaatctattgattaataaatgtacCTACTGGCCAGGACAACCTTCCTGGTGAAAGCTGCCccaaactgaaattaaaatgcagtttttgtagggttcaagatacaaagaaaataatgttcattACTGAGGCATAGCCTTAAAGCAAACTTTTTATCATCTGCAAGTTAGTAGTCTGGGACTTTCCACAGTATCTCTTATCCTGGACTGTGAGGCAGCTGTAGGGAGTTTCTCACGTGAATGTTATTTTTGAGTTGTCTGGCCTTCATGGGAAGGCTCATTCTTGATTTCTACTTTTTCCCAggaaaaaacaggttttctggacaatgacttagtttacctcacttcagaCACCTCTTACTTTCCAATTTTTGGCTCTCAGAAAAAATCAGCATTAAATACTGATGTACATAGATGTCCTTTTTGCATtggtttgatttctttggggataGGATAGGGGTGTGCAGATGATCAAAAGAGATCATTGTAAATCACCTAGAataatgcctagcacagagtaaaagcttatataaatattacttcttCTTAGTGAAATAACTGGATGCAAGGTAGGAGCTGGTGTggtatcaaaaacaaaaacaaaaacaaaaaaatcatcctctcaaattataattactaacctggagtcagaaagtgaaaGTGGAAGAAACAGcctttattctttctcatgagaaagggcAAGTGCCTAGATAGAGCAAATGAAATGCATAGGCACAAATACACACATTATATAGGTTCCTGCAGGGAGATTGTCTCCTCCCTCTTCTGTCCCATTCCCATGTCTGGGGCTGCGACTTACAATATAGGCCTGAAGTCTACCCCTGTCAGAAAATAGCAAAATACATAGCTTGAGCTCTTCACTAACACCCCTTTAGAAGGGATAAGGTGATGGGGAGGTAACCATGTCCTCCTGAGCCTTAGCTTCTAAAGGTATGAGGAGATGCCTGTTTTCCTCCTTGAAGTGAAATAAAAGATCTCCCAACTCACTGGGCCTGTGGGCAATAACACTATGTCCTCGAGATCTTATTCTGCAAGCCTAAACAGGCTTTCATTTCTGACTAGAAGGTATAATGGATGTCTTACCCTGAGAACACATTTAATTCCCTTTTTATTTGACAAAAGGCTTTtctttgtcaaagatttttttttgaggaggtgGTCCTTGTGATTTAGAGAAGGGAGGTGTTCATAGATTTTGTTTGTCTTAGACACAGTCTTGTATAGGATGGACAACGTTTCCTGTAGCTTCTTACAAACATTCTCCTAATTgctttatttaaaacaaatattttttccccttctggacTTAGAAATGCCAGACAGCATAGTGCCAAAAGGGATGAtctccaagccaggaagacctggagcTTGTCATCCCTAGCCTCAAAAGAACTCCAAACCTAAGGAGGCTGTTGTGCTCACCAAGGCCTATTCTATTAATTTAATCATCAACAAACCcttcaatatacaaagaaaaacaaataaacaNNNNNNNNNNNNNNNNNNNNNNNNNNNNNNNNNNNNNNNNNNNNNNNNNNNNNNNNNNNNNNNNNNNNNNNNNNNNNNNNNNNNNNNNNNNNNNNNNNNNNNNNNNNNNNNNNNNNNNNNNNNNNNNNNNNNNNNNNNNNNNNNNNNNNNNNNNNNNNNNNNNNNNNNNNNNNNNNNNNNNNNNNNNNNNNNNNNNNNNNNNNNNNNNNNNNNNNNNNNNNNNNNNNNNNNNNNNNNNNNNNNNNNNNNNNNNNNNNNNNNNNNNNNNNNNNNNNNNNNNNNNNNNNNNNNNNNNNNNNNNNNNNNNNNNNNNNNNNNNNNNNNNNNNNNNNNNNNNNNNNNNNNNNNNNNNNNNNNNNNNNNNNNNNNNNNNNNNNNNNNNNNNNNNNNNNNNNNNNNNNNNNNNNNNNNNNNNNNNNNNNNNNNNNNNNNNNNNNNNNNNNNNNNNNNNNNNNNNNNNNNNNNNNNNNNNNNNNNNNNNNNNNNNNNNNNNNNNNNNNgagagagagagagagagagagagagagagagagagagacaaagagaggggggagagagagaaggagatggataaagagacagagagagatgcagagacagaaagagagaaaaacagacagagaaacagagagccagagacagagagagggagacagacagagaatcccatttcttcttgttctaTCCTTAGTGAAGAAAGAGGACGGAATTATTGCCACTTATCAGAGACTATGTCTGACTACTCTAGAACATGAATACCCTAAAGTCCAAGGATGGTAAGGAACTACCAAATACCAATTTTTTTGTAACACCTGAAAGATATAGCCTTAGATAACCATATATCTTGATCTATATATAGGTTGTATGGGTTCTGTGTGTGCACAAAAACTTTGTGACAAAATCCCTTCTCTCAattcatattaataattattttctaattcctATCTCACAGATTTGCCTTAGGCACTGATAGGCTAAGTGTCTTTCCTGGGACACACAATAAGTTCATGTCTGATGACTGGTCTTCCAGTCCTAGCTAACTTTGAAGCTAGCTCACCAAATCACACTGCCTTTTATATACCTATAGTTGGGTAATATGTCATCCACATTTGGGCAGAGAATGGGAGGAGGTACAAGGAGGAAGggctggagagagagaagaacctTCGATTTTATTGCTAGAAGGAGCTTCCAATGAAGGAACTTTCTCTCCCCAGGCAAAGaagcactttctctgcaacttatattaGAGAACAGTAACCTGAGGATTtttaagtttaaatgacttgtctgtgcATCTGGTCTAAGTGACACAGCCAGCATGCATCAGAGCCAAGTCCtgaggtcttcctgtctccaagaccaattctttatctataaactagGTCCCTTCTCTTGATATACGGTGGGACCCTTGGGAGTGGTACTTATATACTTGTAcacagaggtgtgtgtgtgtgtgtgtgtgtgtgtgtttgtattctTCTATGTAAGGGCAGATGcatttatgtgcatgtatatttatGGTTAGGGTTGCATGTGTGTATAGACATATGAATCTGGTCAAGTTATTTAGCTTCTGTTTGTCTTAttttccttaactgcaaaataAAGATAACAGCATCTgtttctcagggttgttgtgtgaatcaaatgacataatatttggaAAGAGCTTAacatatagtgcctggcacatagtaggtgctatttcAATACTTATACccttcccttcctgctcttccTGAGAAGTTTTcaacactgataaaatcacaggtctagacctAAAATGTTATATAGCAATATTTGCACAATAAAATTTTGCTTTGGGTCAAGTTTTTATGGAATCAGCTAAACTGCCCAGCTTCTTTGATACCAAAGAAGAGGTAGACTGTGACAAGGAGAGCCTTCAAAACcagaaaatgaatttctttttttccttccaaaatttACCCCTTTACCCAAATTTGAGAGGCATTGCTTACCATCCTAGCCACCTTATCTTGATGCTTGAGATTAATATTTATagtcctctctctccctttccccctttggctgtgtaattagaatctgttaccctaaaaactataatTCCTAGCACCCACTCTCATCACCTTACATGCTGaggtagggaggatataaatttagTGTAGCCCCAACTCTTGCTCTCTGGTCTTCCTGCCTGGGCTTTGTGGAGCGGACTTTTAAACAGGTAAGgagaacttagtcacatggtcttaattttgctaaataattaggtttttttagttctatttcctttttattccttctgcttcaagtgtttattaataaatttcataaaaatttatACTTGGAGTTGCTGGATATAAATTTAAGTCTTAAATGACTAAGAAAATTGACATCCTGCTgtcttttcctttgtaaaatattcAGAATCATCCTGCCTCATCTTCTTTTGAAGTATATGCAGCATCAAGCTGAATACCCAGTCTGGTTGGCAGGGGAGTTGTCTGAGGAAACTTAATGTTCCTATTAGATACTTAGAgcagatgaagaactgaattGGAAATCTATAACCAAAAATGGAATTCACCCTAGAAAGGAGATCTTTGTTCTGTGCAACCAGAACAAAAACATAAGTTTACCACACCTACTTGTCTACTTCCATTTCTAGCTATGTGCCCAGGCATTCATTCAAGTGGATCTCAATGTTTTTTTCATCAGTGAGGAGACTGGAGAAGTTCCATTCTAAATTATGTTGGTGTTGATA
Protein-coding regions in this window:
- the LOC123239398 gene encoding 60S ribosomal protein L36a, encoding MVNVPKTRRTFCKKCGKHQPHKVTQYKKGKDSLYAQGKRRYDRKQSGYGGQTKPIFRKKAKTTKKIVLRLECVEPNCRSKRMLAIKRCKHFELGGDKKRKGQVIQF